From Leifsonia sp. fls2-241-R2A-40a, one genomic window encodes:
- the gltB gene encoding glutamate synthase large subunit, which translates to MALTPPHSRFGTVPGPQGLYDPAHEKDACGLAMVATLRGTAGHDIIDAALEALRHLEHRGAVGSDAGTGDGAGIITQVPDAFLRAVTGFELPEAGRYAVGNAFLPTAENERAEVKSALEAIAAEHELTVLGWREVPVRPDELGTLARQAMPVIEQLYVASTRHDDDGDLVSGIALDRQTFFLRKRAERELDLYFSSLSSRTLVYKGMVTTLQLEPFYPDLSDERFASKLALVHSRYSTNTFPSWPLAQPFRMIAHNGEINTVQGNRNWMRARQSQLESELLGDLRPIFPIVTPGASDSASFDEVVELISLSGRPLPHAVMMMVPEAWENQTEIDPVRRAFYEYHSMLMEPWDGPAAIVFTDGTLVGATLDRNGLRPGRYVVTNDGLVVLASEIGVLDIEPSRVVRKGRLRPGRMFLVDTEAGRLIEDEEIKSDLAAGAPYGEWLDEGRINLKDLPEREHIVHTPASIVRRQRTFGYTEEEVRVLLKPMATTGAEPLGAMGSDTPVAVLSQRPRLLFDYFTQQFAQVTNPPLDSIREEVVTSLKLGLGPERNLLDAGPEHAKQVVLDFPVIDNDELAKIQHIDPRPGSTLTTTVRGLYRSDAGPDALERRLAEMCDEVDEAIAQGAQFIVLSDRDSTKDLAPIPSLLMLAAVHHHLIRSETRMKAGLIVEAGDVREVHHVALLIGYGASAINPYLAMETCEELVRSGMITGVSPEKAVKNVIKALGKGVLKIMSKMGISTVSSYAGAQAFEAVGLSQRFVDQYFTGTTSKLGGVGIDVIAAENLARHESAYPSEGAALAHERLATGGEYQWRRDGSPHLFNPETVFRLQHSTRTRRYDVFREYTKLVDDQSESLMTLRGMFSLKTGERPPVPLEEVESVASIVKRFSTGAMSYGSISQEAHETLAIAMNRLGAKSNTGEGGEDLDRLLDPERRSAIKQVASGRFGVTSMYLTHADDIQIKLAQGAKPGEGGQLPPTKVYPWVARTRHATAGVGLISPPPHHDIYSIEDLKQLIFDLKRANPGARIHVKLVSESGIGAVAAGTAKALADVILVSGHDGGTGASPVNSLKHAGTPWELGLAETQQTLMLNGMRERVVVQVDGQLKTGRDVIVGALLGAEEFGFATAPLVVSGCVMMRVCHLDTCPVGVATQNPELRARFAGKPEFVVNFFEFIAEEVRDYLAALGFRSIEEAIGHAELLDVDRAIDHWKASGLDLAPILHGPAFGPEAPRRNGRQQDHELEKHFDVHLIDAARDVLEHGGRIELDLPIRNTERAVGTMLGHEVTVRHGENGLPAGSIDITLTGSAGQSFGAFLPAGITLRLVGDSNDYVGKGLSGGQIVVRPEPGSAFAAEDNVIAGNVIGYGATQGSMFIRGIVGERFLVRNSGATAVVEGVGDHALEYMTGGLAVILGGTGRNLGAGMSGGTAYVYDLQRERVNREALASGELELLPLGSADIEIVRDLLEQHAAETGSTLATRMLEDFDGTVAKFVKVLPRDYAAVMQMRQEAADEGLDPDGDIVWNRILEVTGG; encoded by the coding sequence ATGGCGCTCACGCCACCCCATTCCCGTTTCGGGACCGTGCCAGGCCCGCAAGGCCTGTACGACCCTGCCCATGAGAAGGACGCCTGCGGCCTCGCCATGGTCGCGACCCTCCGCGGCACCGCCGGGCACGACATCATCGACGCCGCGCTCGAAGCGCTGCGTCACCTGGAGCACCGCGGCGCGGTCGGCTCCGACGCCGGCACCGGCGACGGCGCGGGCATCATCACCCAGGTGCCGGATGCGTTCCTCCGTGCCGTCACCGGCTTCGAGCTCCCGGAGGCCGGCCGGTACGCCGTCGGCAACGCCTTCCTGCCGACCGCCGAGAACGAGCGCGCCGAGGTCAAGTCGGCGCTGGAGGCCATCGCGGCCGAGCACGAGCTGACCGTGCTGGGCTGGCGCGAGGTGCCGGTCCGTCCCGACGAGCTCGGAACCCTCGCGCGCCAGGCCATGCCGGTGATCGAGCAGCTGTATGTCGCCTCGACGCGCCACGATGACGACGGCGACCTCGTCTCCGGCATCGCGCTCGACCGTCAGACGTTCTTCCTGCGCAAGCGTGCCGAGCGCGAGCTTGACCTGTACTTCTCGTCGCTGTCGAGCCGGACCCTCGTCTACAAGGGCATGGTGACCACGCTCCAGCTGGAGCCGTTCTACCCGGACCTCTCGGACGAGCGCTTCGCCTCGAAGCTCGCGCTGGTGCACTCCCGGTACTCCACGAACACGTTCCCGTCGTGGCCCCTCGCGCAGCCGTTCCGGATGATCGCGCACAACGGCGAGATCAACACGGTGCAGGGCAACCGCAACTGGATGCGCGCCCGCCAGTCGCAGCTGGAGAGCGAGCTGCTGGGCGACCTGCGCCCGATCTTCCCGATCGTCACGCCCGGCGCGAGCGACTCCGCCTCGTTCGACGAGGTCGTCGAGCTCATCTCGCTGAGCGGGCGTCCGCTCCCGCACGCCGTGATGATGATGGTGCCGGAGGCCTGGGAGAACCAGACCGAGATCGACCCGGTCCGCCGCGCGTTCTACGAGTACCACTCGATGCTCATGGAGCCGTGGGACGGCCCGGCGGCGATCGTCTTCACCGACGGCACGCTCGTCGGCGCCACCCTCGACCGCAACGGGCTGCGCCCCGGCCGGTACGTCGTCACCAACGACGGCCTCGTGGTGCTCGCCTCGGAGATCGGCGTGCTCGACATCGAGCCGAGCCGCGTCGTCCGCAAGGGCCGGCTGCGCCCGGGCCGGATGTTCCTGGTCGACACCGAGGCCGGCCGCCTCATCGAGGACGAGGAGATCAAGTCCGACCTCGCCGCCGGCGCGCCCTACGGCGAGTGGCTCGACGAGGGCCGGATCAACCTGAAGGACCTCCCGGAGCGCGAGCACATCGTCCACACCCCGGCGTCGATCGTCCGCCGGCAGCGGACATTCGGCTACACCGAGGAGGAGGTCCGCGTCCTCCTGAAGCCGATGGCGACGACCGGCGCCGAGCCGCTGGGTGCGATGGGCTCGGACACGCCGGTTGCGGTCCTCTCCCAGCGTCCGCGCCTGCTGTTCGACTACTTCACCCAGCAGTTCGCGCAGGTCACGAACCCGCCGCTCGACTCCATCCGCGAGGAGGTCGTCACCTCCCTGAAGCTCGGCCTCGGCCCGGAGCGCAACCTCCTCGACGCCGGTCCGGAGCACGCCAAGCAGGTCGTGCTCGACTTCCCCGTGATCGACAACGACGAGCTGGCGAAGATCCAGCACATCGACCCCCGGCCGGGCAGCACGCTGACGACCACCGTCCGCGGCCTGTACCGCTCCGACGCCGGGCCGGATGCGCTCGAGCGCCGCCTGGCGGAGATGTGCGACGAGGTCGATGAGGCCATCGCGCAGGGCGCCCAGTTCATCGTGCTCAGCGACCGCGACTCCACCAAGGACCTCGCGCCCATCCCGTCGCTGCTGATGCTCGCGGCGGTGCACCACCACCTCATCCGCTCGGAGACCCGCATGAAGGCGGGCCTGATCGTCGAGGCCGGCGATGTCCGCGAGGTGCACCACGTCGCGCTGCTCATCGGGTACGGCGCCTCGGCGATCAACCCATACCTGGCGATGGAGACCTGCGAGGAGCTCGTCCGCAGCGGGATGATCACCGGCGTCAGCCCTGAGAAGGCGGTCAAGAACGTCATCAAGGCGCTCGGCAAGGGCGTGCTGAAGATCATGTCCAAGATGGGCATCTCGACGGTCTCGTCGTACGCGGGCGCCCAGGCCTTCGAGGCCGTCGGCCTCAGCCAGCGGTTCGTCGACCAGTACTTCACCGGCACTACAAGCAAGCTGGGCGGCGTCGGGATCGACGTGATCGCGGCCGAGAACCTCGCGCGGCACGAGAGCGCCTACCCGTCGGAGGGCGCGGCCCTCGCCCACGAGCGGCTCGCGACCGGTGGCGAGTACCAGTGGCGCCGCGACGGCTCGCCGCACCTCTTCAACCCCGAGACGGTGTTCCGGCTGCAGCACTCGACGCGCACCAGGCGGTACGACGTCTTCCGCGAGTACACGAAGCTCGTGGACGACCAGTCCGAGTCGCTGATGACCCTGCGCGGGATGTTCTCGCTCAAGACGGGGGAGCGGCCGCCCGTTCCGCTCGAGGAGGTCGAGTCCGTCGCCTCCATCGTCAAGCGCTTCTCCACCGGCGCGATGAGCTACGGCTCCATCTCCCAGGAGGCGCACGAGACCCTCGCGATCGCCATGAACCGGCTCGGCGCCAAGTCGAACACCGGCGAGGGCGGCGAGGACCTGGACCGTCTGCTGGACCCGGAGCGCCGCAGTGCGATCAAGCAGGTCGCCTCCGGCCGGTTCGGTGTGACGTCGATGTACCTGACGCACGCCGACGACATCCAGATCAAGCTGGCCCAGGGTGCCAAGCCGGGCGAGGGCGGTCAGCTGCCCCCGACCAAGGTGTACCCGTGGGTCGCGCGCACGCGTCATGCGACGGCCGGCGTCGGCCTCATCTCGCCGCCGCCGCACCACGACATCTACTCGATCGAAGACCTCAAGCAGCTGATCTTCGATCTGAAGCGCGCGAACCCGGGCGCTCGCATCCACGTCAAGCTCGTCTCCGAGTCGGGCATCGGCGCGGTCGCAGCGGGCACGGCGAAGGCGCTGGCCGACGTCATCCTGGTCTCCGGCCATGACGGTGGTACGGGCGCGTCCCCGGTGAACTCGCTGAAGCACGCGGGAACCCCGTGGGAGCTGGGCCTGGCCGAGACGCAGCAGACGCTGATGCTGAACGGGATGCGCGAGCGCGTCGTAGTGCAGGTCGACGGGCAGCTGAAGACCGGCCGCGACGTCATCGTGGGTGCGCTGCTGGGCGCAGAGGAGTTCGGCTTCGCCACCGCACCGCTGGTCGTCTCCGGCTGCGTCATGATGCGCGTCTGCCACCTCGACACGTGCCCGGTGGGAGTCGCGACCCAGAACCCCGAGCTGCGGGCGCGCTTCGCCGGCAAGCCGGAGTTCGTGGTCAACTTCTTCGAGTTCATCGCGGAGGAGGTGCGCGACTACCTCGCCGCACTCGGCTTCCGCAGCATCGAGGAGGCGATCGGCCACGCCGAGCTCCTGGACGTGGACCGCGCGATCGACCACTGGAAGGCGTCCGGTCTCGACCTGGCGCCCATCCTGCACGGTCCGGCGTTCGGCCCGGAGGCGCCGCGGCGCAACGGCCGCCAGCAGGACCACGAGCTCGAGAAGCACTTCGACGTGCACCTGATCGACGCCGCGCGCGACGTCCTGGAGCACGGCGGACGCATCGAGCTCGACCTCCCCATCCGCAACACCGAGCGCGCGGTCGGGACGATGCTGGGTCACGAGGTGACGGTCCGCCACGGCGAGAACGGCCTCCCGGCGGGGTCGATCGACATCACGCTCACCGGTTCGGCGGGTCAGTCGTTCGGTGCGTTCCTGCCGGCCGGCATCACGCTGCGGCTGGTGGGCGACTCCAACGACTACGTCGGCAAGGGGCTCTCCGGCGGCCAGATCGTCGTCCGGCCGGAGCCGGGCAGCGCCTTCGCCGCCGAGGACAACGTCATCGCCGGCAACGTGATCGGCTACGGCGCGACGCAGGGGAGCATGTTCATCCGCGGCATCGTGGGCGAGCGCTTCCTGGTCCGCAACTCCGGCGCGACCGCGGTCGTCGAGGGCGTGGGCGACCACGCGCTCGAGTACATGACCGGCGGCCTCGCCGTGATCCTCGGCGGGACCGGGCGGAACCTGGGCGCGGGCATGTCGGGCGGCACGGCGTACGTGTACGACCTGCAGCGCGAGCGGGTGAACCGCGAGGCACTCGCCAGTGGAGAGCTGGAACTGCTGCCGCTCGGCAGCGCCGACATCGAGATCGTCCGCGACCTGCTCGAGCAGCACGCGGCCGAGACCGGATCGACGCTCGCCACGCGGATGCTCGAGGACTTCGACGGCACCGTCGCGAAGTTCGTCAAGGTGCTGCCGCGCGACTACGCCGCGGTGATGCAGATGCGCCAGGAAGCCGCCGACGAGGGTCTCGACCCGGACGGCGACATCGTGTGGAACCGAATCTTGGAGGTGACCGGTGGCTGA
- a CDS encoding glutamate synthase subunit beta — MADPKGFLKTTERELPKRRPVSVRLMDWKEVYEAQDPAQLRRQAGRCMDCGVPFCHSGCPLGNLIPEWNDLMWRGEGRQAIDRLHATNNFPEFTGRLCPAPCESSCVLGINQPAVTIKQVEVSIIDQAWQNGWVQPHPPERLTGKTVAVVGSGPAGLAAAQQLTRAGHTVAVYERDDRIGGLLRYGIPDFKMEKKHLEARLNQMMAEGTRFRAGVNIGVDISWDDLRARYDAVVVATGALVPRDLPIPGRDLSGVHFAMEYLVQQNKVGAGDGIADQITADGKHVIVLGGGDTGADCIGTAHRQGAASVTNLAIGKQPPAERPGHQPWPMTPTLFEVSSAHEEGGKREYLASTVEFLANEFGEVRALRVAETEYLDGRRVPKAGTEREIPADLVLLALGFTGPEQEDISAQLGLPFDERGNVARDGDYQTSQEGVFVAGDAGRGQSLIVWAIAEGRAAAAAVDRYLEGETQLPSPIRPTDRGILV, encoded by the coding sequence GTGGCTGACCCGAAGGGTTTTCTGAAGACGACCGAGCGGGAGCTGCCCAAGCGGCGCCCGGTCTCCGTCCGCCTGATGGACTGGAAAGAGGTCTACGAGGCGCAGGACCCGGCGCAGCTGCGCCGGCAGGCCGGCCGCTGCATGGACTGCGGCGTGCCGTTCTGCCACTCCGGCTGCCCGCTCGGCAACCTCATCCCGGAGTGGAACGACCTGATGTGGCGCGGGGAGGGCCGCCAGGCGATCGACCGCCTGCACGCGACCAACAACTTCCCCGAGTTCACCGGCCGCCTCTGCCCGGCTCCGTGCGAGTCGTCGTGCGTGCTCGGCATCAACCAGCCGGCCGTCACGATCAAGCAGGTCGAGGTCTCGATCATCGACCAGGCGTGGCAGAACGGCTGGGTGCAGCCGCACCCGCCGGAGCGCCTCACCGGCAAGACGGTCGCCGTCGTGGGCAGCGGCCCGGCGGGTCTCGCCGCCGCGCAGCAGCTCACGCGCGCCGGCCACACCGTCGCCGTGTACGAGCGGGACGACCGCATCGGCGGCCTGCTGCGCTACGGCATCCCGGACTTCAAGATGGAGAAGAAGCACCTGGAGGCGCGGCTCAACCAGATGATGGCCGAGGGCACCCGCTTCCGTGCGGGCGTCAACATCGGCGTCGACATCAGCTGGGACGACCTGCGCGCCCGGTACGACGCGGTCGTGGTCGCGACCGGTGCGCTGGTCCCGCGTGACCTGCCCATCCCTGGCCGCGACCTCTCCGGCGTGCACTTCGCCATGGAGTACCTGGTGCAGCAGAACAAGGTGGGCGCCGGCGACGGCATCGCCGACCAGATCACCGCGGACGGCAAGCACGTCATCGTCCTCGGCGGCGGCGACACCGGTGCGGACTGCATCGGCACCGCGCACCGCCAGGGTGCCGCGAGCGTCACGAACCTCGCCATCGGCAAGCAGCCTCCGGCGGAGCGTCCGGGCCACCAGCCGTGGCCGATGACCCCGACCCTGTTCGAGGTCTCGTCGGCGCACGAGGAGGGCGGGAAGCGCGAGTACCTCGCGTCGACCGTCGAGTTCCTCGCCAACGAGTTCGGCGAGGTCCGCGCGCTTCGCGTGGCCGAGACCGAGTACCTGGACGGGCGCCGCGTGCCGAAGGCCGGCACCGAGCGCGAGATTCCCGCCGACCTGGTGCTGCTCGCCCTGGGCTTCACCGGTCCGGAGCAGGAGGACATCTCCGCTCAGCTGGGGCTCCCGTTCGACGAGCGCGGCAACGTCGCGCGCGACGGCGACTACCAGACCTCGCAGGAGGGTGTCTTCGTCGCCGGCGACGCCGGACGCGGTCAGTCGCTGATCGTGTGGGCCATCGCAGAGGGCCGGGCAGCGGCGGCGGCCGTTGACCGGTATCTTGAAGGGGAGACGCAGTTGCCGTCTCCGATCCGTCCCACTGACCGCGGCATCCTCGTCTGA